The window CACCAACAAGCTCGGCCGGACCGGCCTCTTCGTGTCCGAACTCTGCCTCGGCACCATGACGTTCGGCGGCACCGGCGAGGTGTGGAGCAAGATCGGCAGCCTCCAGCAGAGCGAGGCCGAGGCGCTGGTGAAGACCGCCGTCGACCGCGGGATCAACTTCATCGACACGGCCGACGTGTATTCCGGCGGCCTGTCCGAGGAGATCACCGGCCAGGCGCTGCACGGGCTCGGCATCGCGCGCCACGACGTCGTGCTGGCCACCAAGGCCTTCGGCGAGACCGGGCCGGGGCCGAACACGCGGGGCTCGTCGCGCGTCCACCTGATCGAGGCCTGCAAGGCCAGCCTGAAGCGGCTCAAGACCGACTACATCGACCTCTACCAGCTCCACGGCTTCGACCCCGCGACGCCGATCGAGGAGAGCCTGCGGGCGCTCGACGTCCTCGTGAGCCACGGCCACGTCCGCTACGTCGGCGTGTCGAACTGGGCGGCGTGGCAGATCGCAAAGGCGCTCGGCATCTCCGAGCGGCTCGGCCTCGCCCGTTTCGAGAGCCTGCAGGCCTATTACACGGTGGCGGGCCGCGACCTCGAGCGCGAGCTCGTGCCGATGATGCGGAGCGAGGGCGTCGGCCTGATGGTGTGGAGCCCGCTGGCCGGCGGCCTCCTGTCGGGCAAGTACGGCCGCGACGCGCAGGGCGAGCAGGGCAGCCGCCGCACCGCCTTCGACTTCCCGCCGGTCGACAAGGACCGCGCCTGGGACGTCGTCGACGCGCTGCGGCCGATGGCGGAGCGGCGCGGCGTGTCGGTGGCGCAGATCGCGCTGGCGTGGCTGCTGCACCAGCGCGCCGTCACCAGCGTCATCGTGGGCGCCAAGCGCGTCGACCAGCTGGAGGACAACATCGCCGCGGCCTCGGTGGACCTGACCGCCGAGGAGATGGACGCCATCGACCGCGTGAGCGCGCTGCCCGCCGAATATCCGGGCTGGATGTTCGCCCGCCAGGGCGAGGTGCGGCGCAGGCAGCTCGCGGGCGAGCCGCGGGCCGAGATGCGCTGAGCCGGGCCGCTCAGCGGTCCACGGCGAGGCGCAGCGCCAGCCCCGTGAACACCGTGCCGAGCGCGATGCCCGGCGCCCGCCTGAAGCGGACGCGGCCCGCCGCGGCGCGGGCGAGGCGGCTCGCGCCGAGCACGATCGACCCGTTGACCAGGAGGCCGATCAGGTTGAGCACGGTGGCGAGCACCATGATCTGCGCCGCCACCGGCCCGGCCTCGGGCCGCACGAACTGTGGGAACAGCGCCAGGGCGAAGAGCGCCACCTTCGGGTTCAGGATGTTGGTGAGCACGCCCTGGCGGAACACCGCCGTGAGCGGCAGCCGCCGCGCGGCGCGGTCCGGCGTCAGGGCCGAGCCCCGCGAGCGGAAGGCGCCCCAGGCGAGATACAGGAGATAGGCGGCGCCCGCGTAGCGCACGGCGTCGTAGGCCAGCGGCACGGCGCGGAACAGCTCGGACAGGCCGAGCGCCACCGCGGCGGCGTGGCAGTAGATGCCCGCCTGCGCGCCGAACAGC is drawn from Lichenibacterium dinghuense and contains these coding sequences:
- a CDS encoding aldo/keto reductase, with product MRTNKLGRTGLFVSELCLGTMTFGGTGEVWSKIGSLQQSEAEALVKTAVDRGINFIDTADVYSGGLSEEITGQALHGLGIARHDVVLATKAFGETGPGPNTRGSSRVHLIEACKASLKRLKTDYIDLYQLHGFDPATPIEESLRALDVLVSHGHVRYVGVSNWAAWQIAKALGISERLGLARFESLQAYYTVAGRDLERELVPMMRSEGVGLMVWSPLAGGLLSGKYGRDAQGEQGSRRTAFDFPPVDKDRAWDVVDALRPMAERRGVSVAQIALAWLLHQRAVTSVIVGAKRVDQLEDNIAAASVDLTAEEMDAIDRVSALPAEYPGWMFARQGEVRRRQLAGEPRAEMR
- a CDS encoding LysE family translocator gives rise to the protein MPDASTLALFAAAALALACTPGPDMLLILSRSVAQGRGAGFASLFGAQAGIYCHAAAVALGLSELFRAVPLAYDAVRYAGAAYLLYLAWGAFRSRGSALTPDRAARRLPLTAVFRQGVLTNILNPKVALFALALFPQFVRPEAGPVAAQIMVLATVLNLIGLLVNGSIVLGASRLARAAAGRVRFRRAPGIALGTVFTGLALRLAVDR